AAATGCCGGTTATAGGGCTGAAAGAGCCGCTTCTGGTCTTCCTCGGGAATACCCGGTCCGTTGTCCTGGACCTCTACTACCAGAGAACCATCCCTCTCCTTTGCCCTCAGCGTAATCTTACCACCATCGGGTGTGAATTTGGATGCGTTAATCAGCAGATTCTGCACTACCTGCCGCAGGCGGTCGGTGTCAGCCCACACCCGTGGGAGAGAGTCAGGCAAGGTCACCCTCAAGGACTGTCCTGCAGCTAAGGCAACTATCTTCATGTCTTTGCCTACCCGACGGAGCAGCGGCAACACGTCTACCGCCTTCCGGTTCACCTTCAGGATACCGATCTCAACCCGCGCCAGGTCAAGGAGTTCGTCTATCCGGTTGCTCAGGTTGGTAGCTCCACGGTGAATGTTCTCGGCAATGCTCATCCAGGGTTCCTCACGGAGCTCACTGTAGAGGAGTTCACTGGAAGACAGTACCGGTGTCAGCGGGGTCTTGAGCTCGTGGACCAGCGCCCGAGTGAACTCTATCCTTCGTTGCGCCTCCTCCTCAAGCTCCCGGCGTAGCTTCCTCTCCTCCTCATAGGCATCTTCCAGCTTCCCCTGGGCCCGTTCAAGCTCGGTAATGTCCATGGAGTGTCCCACGGCAGCTCGCTTTCCCCGATATTGAACGGAAGCAACTCCTTCCAGCATCCACCTGATGTCACCATCTCTATTCATAATCCGGTACTTATACGGGGTGGTACGCTCTCCTTTGA
This DNA window, taken from Dehalococcoidales bacterium, encodes the following:
- a CDS encoding PAS domain-containing sensor histidine kinase, with the translated sequence MKDGQKTKKQLQDELAALRQQNAILSQRVDEMETSETRQRQQQEEILDILRASTPVGLFMVQDGQFQFVNEDFRNVTGGSPDELMGTDPMALVLPEDRDMVRENAIAMLKGERTTPYKYRIMNRDGDIRWMLEGVASVQYRGKRAAVGHSMDITELERAQGKLEDAYEEERKLRRELEEEAQRRIEFTRALVHELKTPLTPVLSSSELLYSELREEPWMSIAENIHRGATNLSNRIDELLDLARVEIGILKVNRKAVDVLPLLRRVGKDMKIVALAAGQSLRVTLPDSLPRVWADTDRLRQVVQNLLINASKFTPDGGKITLRAKERDGSLVVEVQDNGPGIPEEDQKRLFQPYNRHLGDREYLSGLGLGLALCKYLVGLHDGEIWLNSRVGKGSIFGFSIPLATSIQQQVSTKEEAINESASY